The Corynebacterium occultum sequence GCGGTGACTGTTTGCTGGTTAACCTGGACGTAAGCGCCGACCAGCTGAGCCTTGTACGACTCGTAGGGAGTGTTGATGAGTTCCTGGTACTTCGTCTCGTAGGTGCTGGTTGGGAAGGTTTCCACGTGAATGTCGATGCCGGAGGCGGCGGCCTCTGCCCGGATGTAATTCCGCTGGGAGGGGGTGGCAGTGGCGTAGGTTTGCGCCAGGTCGGAGGCGGTGTAATGGATGGTGTAGCCGCGGTTGGTGTAGTGCTGCTCGTAGCCTTCGACGATCAGGTCAACCACCTGCCAAACGTCGTAGTAGACGAAGTTCGGATCCGGGGTGGGATTCGGCGCTACAGCACTGCTAGATCCGAATGCGGATGAGCCTTGCGCGGCTGCGGTCGGGGTGAGGGTCAATGCGAGTGCGGTGACTGCGGCTGCCGCAATGAACTTCTTCATGGTGTAAATCCCGATTCTGAGAGTTGACAAAGCTTACGTTTTGCAGATTATCAGCGTGGCGCGACATTGCTCTGGTGGCTATCGAACATCACGCCCGAATGGGCTGTAGCCACATAGCTGTGATCTGCACATAGCGATCTCGCTATGTCTTCGCCAATCGGGCTATCACTTTTAGCTTTGCTGAGGCGGCTCCCAAATGGCGGCCACCTTTGTCTGAATCTATTGGTAGGTCGGACACTGCCCCTTCACCCCTGGTCTGGACGCCTGGGCGGAGGGGTTATTTTTCTTATTGCTGCATTTGGCTACTGCATGCTTCAGTCCAGCCCGAAGTTCCATCAGTGAAGAATGTCGTGCCCGTCTGGTGCATCGTGGGGTCACCGCAACTAGCGATCTGCTTGTCAAGCACGCGCGGGGTTTCGACGCTCGGGGCTCCGGTGAATCCGACAACTGGGGCCGGTGCAACGGCAGGGGCAGGAACCGGCGCTGGGACGGGTGCCGAAGAGCGAGTTTGTGGAGTACGCACCTCTGAATTGGGGGCAGATTTCGTGTCCGGTTCTTGAGGTTCAATCGAAACTTGAGTCTGCCCTGTGCTTTCAGGAAGGGGGTATTCCCATCGCCCGCCATCCAATGCGGTAAGTCGGATTGCGGTTGACCCCTCGGGGACATCCATCAAGTGGACTCTCCGTTCGGTATCTCCAAGACGAACGGGATTCATCCAGTCCGCACCTGCGGGGACCCCTGTGTCACACCATGTAGACATCGGAAGATCATGGTTAAGGCCGTCTTTAGTGAGAGCTGACCAGTCAGTCCAGATAGGGAATGTAGTGGGATCGTAATCGTTGGGGGAGGGCTTCGTTGTGATTAAAATGGTCGCCTTGACTAGGCCGGTCCCTTCGGGTCGCTCGCCCCAAGCTGTCCCGTTGCATTGCTCGATCTGTTCGAGGGATTCCACCGTGAACATGACGGAACAGTCGCCAATTGCTTCACAGTCGTAGCCAGCTTCTCTTCCAACAATTCCTTCGATGGTGCCGCCACCTTCCGAGAGTGTTGCGGAGGTCTCGGTGGTTTCGTTCTGCGCATTCGTAGTGGAGGAGTAAGTCGTGGCGGCCGAAGGATCTTCTTCAGTGCTGCTGGAGCACCCGGTTAGGAGTAGAGGGAGGGTAAAAATAAGTGGGACAAGTCGTTTCATGGGGGCCTCCTGAATTAGGCGAATTGGCGGGCGTAGAGGTTCCGCCAGGCGTTGATGATGTGGGTGGTGACACCGAGCTCTATGGCCATGGAGCCTTCGTGGCAGCCTACTAAACGTTCAGCTTGCTCATAGCTTTCTGGGGTGATGAGGACACAGGCTGCAAATTCGTCGGCCGCTTTTTCCTGGCGAGCGTGGAGGCGCCGATCCTGCATGGGCCAGTCATCATGAGCAGCATGTCCCAACTCATGGGCAAAAGTTGATCGCAACTTTCGATGCCCCATCCCTTCCCGCAGGGTGATGGTTCGGGTCTCGGGGATCCAGAGTCCTTTCACTCCTCCGCGGTGGTAGACCACCTCCACACCCATGTTTGAGGAGTGCTGTCCTGCTATCCTGAAATCTGCTTCCTGATCAAATCCCCTGTGATGCTCCTATGCTGTGTCAAGCCGATTTAAGAAGCTCCTCGTAGGCCAACTTCAACTCAGTCAATCGGCGCTTACCAGTCTCGATATCACTGATCCTTCCCAGAAGTGGTGTTACCTCTACCGTGCGATCACCGCCGGTGGGAATACCCTGGACTTCTATCTCTCCCCGAAGCGCAACGTCGCATCAGCGAAACGTTTCCTGGCTAAGACGCTGCGGTCGAACGCGTCGGCTGGGTTCCCGCGGGTGATTAATACAGATAAGGCACCCTCCCTGGCCAAGGCGATCTCCGGGCTCAAGGAAGAAGGCATCTGCCCACCGACAGTGGAACACCGGCAGGTGAAATACCTTCAGCAATGTTCTCGAGGGAGATCATGGCCGGTTGGAACGAATCCTGGGGCCGAAGGGGGCGTTCAAAAACCGGACGTCTGCCTATCGGACGTTGAAAGGGATGGAAGCGATGCATTCATTGCGGAAGGGGCAAGGCACGATGTTTGCTTACGGGCACCCGAACCCGGATGCGGCGATCGTTAGCCGAGTGTTCGAGACAGGCTGACAACGCCGACACGCAGCGGCCATCAGGGAATGAGAAACTGAGTCTCGCTGCTCTCCACCCAACTTTGCAACAGCACCAATCTGCGCCACCGTCAAAGAAGCCGACGCCCACCTATCTCCAATAGCCCAAATTTCACCTCCACACAGGGGGTGGTGCACGGCCTCTACCCACGCCCTTTTTCCCGCTAGGGATCTGTCGCGCCCCAAGGGTTGAATCTAGTACCATATGCAGTACTATGAAGGTGTGGGTAAAAGCATCGACGACATCCTGAAAAAGATGCGGAACTCCCCGACCAACATTCGGTTTAGCGAACTGGAAAAGGTCTGCGACCACTTCTTCGACAAACGCCCCTCAAAGAAGACCTCACACCAGACCTATAAAACCCCGTGGATCGGCAACCCTCGCGTCAACATCCAAAACGATGGAGGAAAAGCAAAGGCCTATCAGGTCAGCCAGGTTCTCGAGGCCGTGGACACACTCAAGCGCATAGCATCCTAGAAGGAGGACACAACTATGGACGCCAATAAATACACCTACCAGGTCTCCTGGTCGGAAGAAGACCAGGAGTACGTGGCCACCGTGCTGGAATTTCCCTCCTTATCCTGGCTCGCACCCAACCGGCAGGAAGCGGAAAACGGCCTCGTTGACCTGGTAGCCGAGGTCCTCGACGACATGAGTCAGGTCGGCGAGATCATCCCCATTCCCCTGGGCGAGCGGTCCTATTCCGGAAAATTCAACGTGCGTACCTCCCGCTCGCTGCACCGTCGACTCGTCATGGCCGCCGAAGCCGAGGGCATCTCCCTCAACGCCCTGATCAACCAGAAACTCGCCTCCGCCTAACATTCACGCGATGAGACGGATAAGCTTGTCGTTTAACCTTTGAAGTTGCGGTTTATGCTCGATTGGTGCTGGTCCGGCGTGTCGGATAAGAAAAAGCGGCCGCCGTTGCTGATGCTTCTTGTTACCACGCAAGAAGAAAGAAACGGCGGGCCGCATCATGATTATCAACCATCCAGCACCCCCAGCGCCACCCCGACACGACGTAGCGCGGCTCGACCGGTTTCGGACCGAGTTCTACTCGTGTCTGGCCCGCCGGGGTGATGCATTGTTCGAGCTCACCGATACGGTGGCGTGCTCAACGTCCCCGGTGACTGATCTCGCGCACCTGTCGCTGGAAGCGGAGCACAGGCGCGGGCACGGGGCCTTGTACGACGCGATCAATCACGGGTACCTCGACACCACCCGGCTGCAGCACCTGATGGCCCAGGGCCCGATCCCCACCATCACCGGCCCGGCCGGACGCGACCGCATCGTCCTGGCTGTGGACGTGTCGAACTGGCTACGCCCTGATGCGGCCACCAGCCCGGACAGGTCGTTTTGCCACACCTACCCCCGCGGACGGGGGCAGGCCCAGATGATCCCGGGCTGGCCCTACTCCTTCGTGGCCGCCCTGGAAACCGGAGCCTGCTCGTGGACCGCGCTACTGGATGTGGTGCGCCTGCACGCCGACGACGACGCCACCGCCGTGACCGCCACCCAACTACGCAGGGTGCTCGAGCACCTCACCCCGGCCCGGCACCACCGGGCCGGGGATCTGGATGTCCTGGTGGTCCTCGACGCCGGTTACGACGTGGTGCGCCTGGCCTGGCTGCTGGACGATCTTCCCGTCACCCTGATCGCCAGGCTGCGTTCAGACCGGGTGTTCCACGCCCCAGCCGGGGCACGCCGCGGGCCCACCAAAGGGAGGCCACCGCGCCACGGGGCCCGGCTGGTACTCGCCGATCCGACCACCCATCCGGCACCTGACCAGGTCACCGCCACCACCACCGCGCGCTACGGGCATGCTGAGACGGTTGCGTTCGCGAGGATGCACCCGAAGCTGGGTACCCGCAGCGGCTGGAGGGATCATGACGGCGAGCTGCCGATCATCAAGGGCACCGTCGTCGGACTACGGGTTGAGCGTTTGCCCGGTGACCGGTCCCCGACACCGGTGTGGCTGTGGGTATCCAAGCCTGTTCCCGATGACGGGGCTGAGGTGGATCACTGGTGGTCGATGTATGTGCGCCGGTTCGATCTGGAGCACACTTTCCGCTTCCTTAAGCAGGCCCTCGGCTGGACCAGACCGCGGCTACGGGATCCGGCTGCGGCGGATCGGTGGACCTGGCTCATTCTCGTGGCGCATACCCAACTGCTGCTGGCCCGGCCCCTGGCCCGGGATCATCGTCTGCCCTGGCACAAGCCCCTACCGACAGTGGCGCTGACTCCCGCACGGGTACGGGCCGGCTATCGCCGCATCTGCCGGATGTTGGCGCATCCCGCCGGTGCGCCGAAACCCACCCGTCCTGGCCCCAGACGCCCACGGGGACGCGGAAACCGCGAAAAAGCACTCATACAACCCGTCGGGAAGGACCCCAAAGGTTAAACGACAAGATAAGGCATATGGGCATATAAGGGGCGCAACGTCATCGAACGGTGCATCTTCTATCAAAAACTGCTTCCACCTGCGGTTATGAAAATGACATCCAGTTTTCAAAAGACTTTCAATAACTTTCGGGGTGTGATTAGCTGGACATATGAGTGCCGCTAAATCCAGTCAAATGAAGGGTCATGACCACGATCATGACCACAGTCATGTCCCGCAGTCCCTGCGGGCCCTGGTGGCCGTTATCGCGCTCACCTCAGTGATCTTTTTCGCCGAACTCATCGGCGGACTGGTGTCCGGTTCCATGGCACTGCTGGCGGATGCCATGCACATGCTCTCCGATTCCACCGGCCTGATCATCGCGCTGGTGGCCATGCTGATCGGCCGGAAGACCGCCTCGGCCAGCGCCACCTATGGTTATCGCCGGGTTGAGGTGCTGGCGGCGATGTTCAATGCGGTCGTCGTCACGTTGATTTCAATATGGGTGGTGGCACAGGCGGTATTGCGTCTGGGCGGTGAAGTCGAGATCGACACCGACCTGATGCTGATCGTCGCGGTGATCGGCTTCCTGGCAAATGGTGTCTCTGCGCTGGTTTTGATGCGCCATCAGCATGGCAACCTCAATATGCGTGGGGCTTTCCTGCACGTGCTCAGCGACATGTTGGCCTCGGTGGCGGTGATCATCGCCGGCCTGGTCATCCGCTACACCGGCTGGATGCTCGCCGATACCCTGGCTTCCCTGGCGATTGCCGCGATCATCCTGCCGCGTTCCCTGGGGTTGCTGCGCGAGGCCCTGGAGGTGTTGCTGGAGCGGGTTCCCCGCGGCGTCGATACGCAGCAGCTGCAGGCGGGGTTGTTGGGCATCGACTGTGTGCAGGAGGTCCATGACCTGCATGTGTGGAGTCTGGATGGCAAGGACATGCTGGCCACCGTGCATCTGGTGGTGGATACGGATTCGGTCCAGGTGGGAAGCTGTGAGGTGCTGGATGCAGCTGACGCCATCTTCGCCGGTCAGGGAATCGGACATTCTACGATTCAGCTGGAAAATTCTGAACATCAGCCCCATGAAAGTGCTGGCGGTCATCATCACTGATTAGCGCGCTTCGATTCGCTTGATTGGCTACAGTCATACGCATGGGATTTGCCACGCCGAGTTACACCTTGCCTGATCTTTTCGCCCGAATTGACCGGGGTGATCTGCAGCTCCCTGATTTTCAGCGCACCTATTCCTGGGATGTGGACCGGATCCGTTCCCTGCTGGTGACCGTGCTGCGTGGTTACCCCATCGGTTCCCTGATGGCGCTGGACACCCGCAATGAGGCGATGCGTTTTCGACCCCGCCCCATTTCCGGGGCACCGGACACCGGAGTGAACCCGGGCCTGCTGCTGCTCGATGGGCAGCAGCGTCTGACCACCCTCTATCTCTCCTTCACCGGTCGGGGACAGGTTCAGACCGTTGATTCCCGCTCCAAGCGGGTCACCCGGAAATTCTTCGTGGATCTGCGTCGCGCAGTTCAGGAACCGGTGATGCCGGATGAGGCGGTCTTTTCCGTGGATGAACATGGTGCGGTGATGTCGCACTTCGGCCCCGTCATTCCCGGCGGCCTCAGCGAACCCCGGGCGGCGCTGGAGAACTTCTGTGTTCCGGTGTCCGCACTGCTGGGGGATGAGTCCACGGACTTCCTTTTTGACCTGATCGAAAGGGCGGAACCGGAACTGCGTCAGCCCATCAGGAACTTCTACAATGATCTGCTGCGACCCCTGTCGGGATATAGTGTGCCGATTATTCGGGTGGCCCGGGAAACTGCTCAGGGTGGGGTGGGGTCCATCTTCGCCCAGGCGAATTCCAGTGGTCTGCAGATGGACGTCTTTGAGCTTCTCACCGCTGTGTTCGCCAGTGAGGACCCTGACTTCAAACTCAATGAGCAGTGGCGCGGCACCCGTGCCCATCTGCGGGAGTACCCGGTGCTTGACGGCATCGGCCGGACTGAGTTTCTCACCGCCGTTTCCCTGCTGGTGACCGGTCGGCGCGGCCGGGCGACCGGGCACCGCGAGGACATTCTCAAGCTGACCCTGGGGGACTACCGCCAAGCGGCGCAGGACATGCGCAGCGCCTTCCAGGACGCGGCTGTATTCCTCTCCCAGCGGTGCATCCTCACTGCCGGTCAGGTGCCT is a genomic window containing:
- a CDS encoding NF041680 family putative transposase, with the protein product MIINHPAPPAPPRHDVARLDRFRTEFYSCLARRGDALFELTDTVACSTSPVTDLAHLSLEAEHRRGHGALYDAINHGYLDTTRLQHLMAQGPIPTITGPAGRDRIVLAVDVSNWLRPDAATSPDRSFCHTYPRGRGQAQMIPGWPYSFVAALETGACSWTALLDVVRLHADDDATAVTATQLRRVLEHLTPARHHRAGDLDVLVVLDAGYDVVRLAWLLDDLPVTLIARLRSDRVFHAPAGARRGPTKGRPPRHGARLVLADPTTHPAPDQVTATTTARYGHAETVAFARMHPKLGTRSGWRDHDGELPIIKGTVVGLRVERLPGDRSPTPVWLWVSKPVPDDGAEVDHWWSMYVRRFDLEHTFRFLKQALGWTRPRLRDPAAADRWTWLILVAHTQLLLARPLARDHRLPWHKPLPTVALTPARVRAGYRRICRMLAHPAGAPKPTRPGPRRPRGRGNREKALIQPVGKDPKG
- a CDS encoding GmrSD restriction endonuclease domain-containing protein, whose protein sequence is MGFATPSYTLPDLFARIDRGDLQLPDFQRTYSWDVDRIRSLLVTVLRGYPIGSLMALDTRNEAMRFRPRPISGAPDTGVNPGLLLLDGQQRLTTLYLSFTGRGQVQTVDSRSKRVTRKFFVDLRRAVQEPVMPDEAVFSVDEHGAVMSHFGPVIPGGLSEPRAALENFCVPVSALLGDESTDFLFDLIERAEPELRQPIRNFYNDLLRPLSGYSVPIIRVARETAQGGVGSIFAQANSSGLQMDVFELLTAVFASEDPDFKLNEQWRGTRAHLREYPVLDGIGRTEFLTAVSLLVTGRRGRATGHREDILKLTLGDYRQAAQDMRSAFQDAAVFLSQRCILTAGQVPYPAQLIPLAVILAILADDPQALANTRSWDRLHRWFWSGVFAELYGSAAVITRMGYDVDEVSRWVAEEDAREPKTVRDAGFNESRLLSVNDSSGVWQGIYALLMARGARDWRTAQPFDRWTHEDLDTDFHAIFPRGWCEDREVDLILADSVLNRTPMGRRTQVMLDGAAPGRYLNRVQDKSLMEDTEFDLVLASHELDPKLLHASDAEAFFADRRQRLLGLIEHAIGKPAIRDVDEADLSAGAEGPGAFVD
- a CDS encoding type II toxin-antitoxin system HicB family antitoxin gives rise to the protein MDANKYTYQVSWSEEDQEYVATVLEFPSLSWLAPNRQEAENGLVDLVAEVLDDMSQVGEIIPIPLGERSYSGKFNVRTSRSLHRRLVMAAEAEGISLNALINQKLASA
- a CDS encoding ImmA/IrrE family metallo-endopeptidase, which encodes MGVEVVYHRGGVKGLWIPETRTITLREGMGHRKLRSTFAHELGHAAHDDWPMQDRRLHARQEKAADEFAACVLITPESYEQAERLVGCHEGSMAIELGVTTHIINAWRNLYARQFA
- a CDS encoding toxin HicA; translation: MGKSIDDILKKMRNSPTNIRFSELEKVCDHFFDKRPSKKTSHQTYKTPWIGNPRVNIQNDGGKAKAYQVSQVLEAVDTLKRIAS
- a CDS encoding cation diffusion facilitator family transporter, with the translated sequence MKGHDHDHDHSHVPQSLRALVAVIALTSVIFFAELIGGLVSGSMALLADAMHMLSDSTGLIIALVAMLIGRKTASASATYGYRRVEVLAAMFNAVVVTLISIWVVAQAVLRLGGEVEIDTDLMLIVAVIGFLANGVSALVLMRHQHGNLNMRGAFLHVLSDMLASVAVIIAGLVIRYTGWMLADTLASLAIAAIILPRSLGLLREALEVLLERVPRGVDTQQLQAGLLGIDCVQEVHDLHVWSLDGKDMLATVHLVVDTDSVQVGSCEVLDAADAIFAGQGIGHSTIQLENSEHQPHESAGGHHH